A genomic region of Salinibacter pepae contains the following coding sequences:
- a CDS encoding curli assembly protein CsgF: MTFYPRLLGMLFASVLLGLCLGGPSAAQAQEFVYQPINPVFGGSPGNTQYLLNTANNQNPFEGGGGFDRFRDDPLQNFEQRLQRQVLNQLSREVIQNRFGDIDLTQEGSFDFERFTVDVTPGPSGINIRVFNKQSGESTTVEVPRF, encoded by the coding sequence ATGACGTTCTACCCGCGCCTCCTGGGAATGCTCTTCGCCTCCGTTCTGCTCGGCCTCTGCCTCGGTGGGCCCTCTGCGGCTCAGGCACAGGAATTCGTCTATCAACCGATCAACCCGGTCTTCGGCGGCTCCCCGGGCAACACGCAGTACCTCCTCAACACGGCTAACAACCAGAACCCGTTTGAAGGGGGCGGCGGCTTCGACCGCTTTCGCGACGACCCGCTCCAGAACTTTGAGCAGCGCCTGCAGCGCCAGGTGCTGAATCAGCTGTCCCGGGAAGTTATCCAGAACCGATTTGGGGACATCGATCTCACGCAGGAGGGGTCGTTTGACTTCGAGCGGTTCACCGTGGACGTGACGCCCGGGCCGAGCGGCATCAACATCCGTGTGTTCAATAAGCAGTCCGGCGAGAGCACGACCGTAGAAGTGCCCCGGTTCTGA
- a CDS encoding CsgG/HfaB family protein — MDPAFETRDAHPGIESTVHDSMTTLPQPASPVVTAVYQFRDQTGQYKRKERGSTFSRAVTQGGTAILMDALADSDWFRPIERKGLSNLTQERDIIRSIRQQYEGNQAQSLSPLLFAGILLEGGIIGFDSNVISGGGGFRLFSIGGSGEYRRNQVTVYLRAVSTQTGEVLKTVHTTKTIISQQLQGNATRFVAPNLFLEAEAGISYNEPKTLAVTEAIDAAVRQLTIEGMRDGLFSPADTAAARNVIERYEEGRERATRRDYFDRLLQPDNRSGFGLEVGGGGNILQGDVQGSSFNPSGTLALRQPLSPRWALGLTNTVGRVSAAGDFGELVLASELDLTYYFAPRARFTPFLRATGGVVTQFPEPYRLTDTASILGGGSFGVEYMVSADLGLSAAFDVRYTADDALDNEDVGSFNDSLWGGSAGITYYF; from the coding sequence ATGGATCCCGCGTTTGAGACGCGGGATGCCCACCCGGGCATCGAGAGTACCGTCCACGACTCGATGACGACGCTCCCCCAGCCGGCCAGTCCGGTCGTAACCGCCGTGTACCAGTTTCGCGACCAGACGGGCCAGTACAAGCGCAAAGAGCGCGGCTCCACCTTTTCCCGGGCCGTCACGCAGGGGGGGACCGCCATCCTGATGGACGCCCTCGCGGACTCCGACTGGTTCCGGCCCATCGAGCGGAAAGGGCTCTCGAACCTCACCCAGGAGCGGGACATCATCCGCTCCATCCGCCAGCAGTACGAGGGCAACCAGGCCCAGTCGCTCTCCCCCCTCCTCTTCGCCGGCATCCTGCTGGAGGGCGGCATCATCGGGTTCGACTCGAACGTGATCTCCGGTGGGGGGGGCTTCCGGCTCTTCTCCATTGGAGGCTCCGGGGAGTACCGCCGGAATCAAGTCACGGTTTACCTGCGCGCCGTGTCCACCCAGACGGGCGAGGTGCTGAAGACCGTCCACACCACCAAAACCATCATCTCGCAGCAATTGCAGGGAAACGCCACCCGCTTCGTCGCGCCAAACCTGTTTCTGGAGGCGGAGGCCGGCATCTCGTACAACGAGCCGAAGACCCTCGCCGTGACGGAGGCCATCGACGCCGCGGTGCGCCAACTGACCATTGAGGGCATGCGCGACGGCCTCTTCTCTCCAGCGGACACGGCGGCGGCGCGGAACGTGATCGAGCGCTACGAGGAGGGCAGAGAGCGGGCCACCCGGCGCGACTACTTCGACCGCCTGCTGCAACCGGATAACCGCTCCGGCTTCGGCCTGGAAGTGGGCGGCGGTGGCAACATTCTGCAAGGGGACGTGCAGGGCTCCTCGTTCAACCCGTCCGGCACCCTGGCCCTCCGGCAGCCGCTGTCGCCGCGCTGGGCCTTGGGGCTCACCAACACCGTCGGCCGCGTCAGTGCGGCCGGTGACTTTGGAGAACTGGTGCTCGCGTCGGAGCTGGACCTTACGTACTACTTTGCGCCGCGCGCCCGGTTTACGCCGTTCCTGCGGGCGACCGGCGGGGTGGTGACGCAGTTTCCCGAGCCCTACCGCCTCACCGACACTGCCTCGATCCTCGGCGGGGGCAGTTTCGGCGTAGAGTATATGGTGAGCGCGGACTTAGGGCTGAGCGCCGCCTTCGACGTGCGCTACACGGCGGACGACGCCCTGGACAACGAGGACGTGGGCAGCTTCAACGACAGCCTTTGGGGCGGCAGCGCCGGCATTACGTACTACTTCTGA